The proteins below come from a single Chloroflexota bacterium genomic window:
- the fliM gene encoding flagellar motor switch protein FliM, with amino-acid sequence MAATPSDNLSQEEIDALLAALPTEDADASDAGESDAPPEPEVSIQPYDFRRSNKLSKEQIRALRMMHENMGRRAAVSLSAYLRTTVDMILVEIDQGTYATFLAQTAGPAIYNLVSLKPLQGQLVLEIGASLADVVIDRLLGGPGRASEHQRELTDLELSLLQGFVERILDSLAEAWSAVLPVEPQVNETLLNLYFVQVGLLSDATVWVVFEVRIGESSSHLRLGLPYALLKPVSAKLSPQAWIAGSEAHVDVMQGVDVRYLRAHLQDVPVTMVAILGETETTFEELYKLKPGDLIPLDSAAGRDIKVYVGGLHEFWARPGVRGNRLAIEITQVLKNRKNGIDDVSMEENGSKETSEGIA; translated from the coding sequence GTGGCAGCTACGCCCAGTGACAACCTGTCCCAGGAGGAAATCGACGCCCTCCTGGCTGCTCTGCCAACTGAAGATGCAGATGCCTCCGATGCGGGGGAATCTGACGCGCCGCCGGAGCCGGAGGTCTCCATCCAGCCGTACGATTTCCGTCGCTCGAACAAGCTGTCTAAGGAGCAGATTCGTGCGCTTCGCATGATGCACGAGAACATGGGACGGCGGGCGGCGGTCTCCCTCTCCGCGTATCTGCGGACGACGGTGGACATGATCCTGGTGGAGATCGATCAGGGCACCTATGCGACCTTCCTGGCGCAGACGGCCGGGCCGGCGATCTATAACCTCGTCAGCCTGAAGCCCCTGCAGGGGCAGCTGGTCCTGGAGATCGGGGCTTCCCTGGCCGATGTGGTGATCGATCGGCTCCTGGGCGGGCCGGGCCGGGCCAGCGAGCACCAGCGCGAGCTGACGGATTTGGAGCTGTCCCTTCTGCAGGGGTTTGTGGAGCGGATTTTGGACAGCCTGGCGGAGGCCTGGTCGGCCGTGCTGCCCGTGGAGCCCCAGGTGAACGAGACGCTGCTGAACCTGTATTTCGTGCAGGTCGGCTTGCTGTCCGACGCCACCGTGTGGGTCGTGTTCGAGGTGCGGATCGGCGAGTCGAGCAGCCATCTCCGGCTGGGCTTGCCCTATGCGTTGCTGAAACCCGTCAGCGCCAAGCTGAGCCCTCAGGCGTGGATCGCCGGGTCCGAGGCGCATGTGGACGTCATGCAGGGTGTGGATGTGCGATATCTGCGTGCGCACCTGCAGGATGTGCCCGTGACCATGGTAGCGATCCTGGGGGAGACGGAGACGACGTTTGAGGAGCTTTACAAGCTGAAGCCGGGGGATCTCATCCCCTTGGACTCGGCGGCTGGCCGGGATATCAAGGTGTACGTCGGGGGCCTGCACGAATTCTGGGCACGCCCTGGCGTCCGTGGGAATCGCCTGGCCATCGAGATCACCCAGGTTTTGAAGAATCGGAAGAACGGCATTGACGATGTCTCAATGGAGGAGAACGGCTCCAAAGAGACCTCGGAAGGGATCGCATAA
- a CDS encoding chemotaxis protein CheX yields MNVKFINPFVIAAGEVLRSEVQADVRRGEVKVSNSAHTQNEVTALFTLVGQVEGVVMYGMSKEMALAFVSKMLGQPVEELDELAQSGIAELGNVITGHASTLLASQGYHTDISVPTLIIGAGAQISTLDFQRLVVPLVTQYGTLEVQLALRERRNGSSSSRQEVAGAAKQA; encoded by the coding sequence ATGAACGTGAAATTCATCAATCCGTTCGTGATCGCCGCGGGGGAGGTCTTGCGGTCCGAGGTGCAGGCGGATGTCCGTCGAGGTGAGGTGAAGGTTTCCAATTCCGCCCACACGCAGAACGAGGTGACGGCCCTGTTCACCCTGGTAGGCCAGGTGGAGGGCGTCGTCATGTACGGCATGAGCAAGGAGATGGCGCTGGCCTTTGTGTCCAAGATGTTGGGCCAGCCGGTGGAGGAACTGGACGAGCTGGCGCAGAGCGGGATCGCCGAGCTGGGGAACGTGATCACGGGACATGCCAGCACGCTGTTGGCCTCGCAGGGGTATCACACTGACATCTCCGTGCCCACGCTCATCATCGGCGCCGGGGCGCAGATCTCCACGTTGGACTTCCAGCGGTTGGTGGTGCCTCTGGTTACCCAGTACGGGACTCTGGAGGTCCAGCTGGCGCTCCGGGAGAGGAGGAATGGCTCCTCATCGTCTCGGCAGGAGGTGGCGGGAGCCGCCAAGCAGGCGTGA
- a CDS encoding flagellar motor protein, with amino-acid sequence MNIATILGLVIGFGALLASVVIEGGELVALLNVSGALIVFGGTFGAALVSFPLERVLVVPKLIARTLGGGGLEPERIVLQLVELADKARRQGLLSLEEEEGNITDPFMKKGIMLVVDGVDPAEVRHILETETHLMAERHAQGYSILEAMGGYAPTMGIIGTVMGLVHVLSNLEDPSELGAAIAVAFIATLYGVASANLVWLPLGSKLKESSAEEVLMRKIMTEGILAIQAGDNPHIVRQKLEAYLPPSIREKINQASGEGA; translated from the coding sequence ATGAACATCGCGACCATCTTGGGGCTGGTAATCGGCTTCGGAGCGCTGTTGGCTTCCGTGGTGATCGAGGGGGGCGAGCTGGTTGCCCTGCTGAACGTGTCCGGCGCGTTGATCGTGTTCGGCGGTACCTTCGGCGCGGCGCTGGTGAGCTTCCCCTTGGAGCGCGTGCTGGTGGTCCCCAAGCTGATCGCCCGTACGCTGGGTGGGGGAGGTCTGGAGCCCGAACGGATCGTCTTGCAACTCGTCGAGCTGGCCGATAAGGCACGTCGACAGGGTCTCCTCTCCCTGGAGGAGGAGGAGGGCAATATCACGGACCCCTTCATGAAGAAGGGGATCATGCTGGTGGTGGACGGTGTGGACCCGGCGGAGGTCCGCCACATCCTGGAGACGGAGACGCACCTGATGGCGGAGCGTCACGCCCAGGGCTACAGCATCCTGGAGGCGATGGGCGGGTACGCGCCGACCATGGGGATCATCGGGACCGTGATGGGGTTGGTGCACGTGTTGAGCAACCTGGAGGACCCATCGGAGCTAGGTGCCGCCATCGCCGTGGCGTTCATCGCCACCCTGTACGGCGTGGCCTCCGCGAACCTGGTCTGGCTGCCTCTGGGCTCCAAACTGAAGGAGAGCAGCGCGGAAGAGGTGCTGATGCGCAAGATCATGACCGAGGGGATCCTGGCCATTCAGGCGGGTGACAACCCGCATATCGTGCGTCAGAAGCTGGAGGCCTATCTCCCGCCCAGCATCCGGGAGAAGATCAACCAGGCGTCTGGAGAGGGGGCGTAG
- the fliR gene encoding flagellar biosynthetic protein FliR, with the protein MELTIAGGLLEYAALVFVRLLSVFSTAPIFGHRSVPAPVRIGLAMGMTLTLLMAVQQPFTPFADGWDFLLALGGEVVIGLLIGFVSMLIFYTLEMAGGIIGAGMGLQFAASISPVLPSQGGMVQQFYVLFSILLFLAINGHHAFLLALGRTLEVLPPGAFPQGDLAMEHLIRMSSAIFLSAMQIALPVLASLMLTDIALALMNRVLPRVPVFIVGMPLKMGVGLVVLIATLPVMAPVILRVLDQMARNVLLIVQ; encoded by the coding sequence ATGGAGCTCACGATTGCGGGAGGTTTGCTGGAATATGCGGCGCTGGTGTTCGTGCGGCTGCTGTCCGTCTTCTCCACGGCGCCGATCTTCGGACATCGGAGCGTCCCCGCGCCGGTCAGGATCGGGCTGGCGATGGGGATGACCCTAACGCTCCTGATGGCCGTCCAGCAGCCGTTCACCCCGTTCGCCGACGGGTGGGACTTCCTGCTGGCGTTGGGCGGCGAAGTGGTGATCGGGCTCTTGATCGGCTTCGTCAGCATGCTGATCTTCTACACGTTGGAGATGGCGGGGGGGATCATCGGCGCGGGGATGGGGCTGCAATTCGCCGCTTCCATCAGCCCGGTGCTGCCGAGCCAGGGGGGGATGGTTCAGCAGTTCTACGTCCTGTTCTCCATCCTTCTCTTCCTGGCGATAAACGGGCATCATGCCTTCCTCCTGGCCCTCGGCCGCACGCTGGAGGTGCTGCCACCCGGGGCGTTCCCCCAGGGCGATCTCGCCATGGAGCACCTGATCCGTATGAGCTCAGCGATCTTTCTCAGCGCGATGCAGATCGCATTGCCCGTGCTGGCGTCCCTGATGCTTACGGACATCGCGCTGGCTTTGATGAACCGGGTGCTGCCGCGAGTCCCCGTTTTCATCGTGGGGATGCCCTTGAAGATGGGGGTGGGCCTGGTGGTGTTGATCGCGACGCTGCCCGTGATGGCGCCCGTGATCCTGCGTGTGCTGGATCAGATGGCCCGGAACGTGCTGCTGATCGTTCAGTAG
- the fliP gene encoding flagellar type III secretion system pore protein FliP (The bacterial flagellar biogenesis protein FliP forms a type III secretion system (T3SS)-type pore required for flagellar assembly.): MSRRTGRHLLLIVVALSVLVLAGCTVQSSGGETPEVDLRVGMPGDAQQMTVELQLLIMLTTLAFIPFLLIVTTAFIRITVVLSILRSAIGLPQLPPNQLIISLSLFLTFFVMGPVWDQVNQDAIQPFLAGTISQEEALDRGLRPLREFMLRQVREEDMALFIRLAGLPRPRTPDDVPTRALIPAFVISELKTAFQMAFVIYVPFLVVDMVVSSALLSMGMMMLPPTVVSLPFKLLLFVLVDGWHLVARSLVLSFQV; the protein is encoded by the coding sequence ATGAGTCGGCGAACGGGTCGCCATCTGCTGCTGATCGTGGTCGCGTTGTCCGTCCTCGTGTTGGCCGGATGCACGGTCCAGTCGAGCGGCGGGGAGACGCCGGAGGTCGATCTGCGCGTCGGGATGCCCGGCGACGCGCAGCAGATGACGGTGGAGCTCCAGCTCCTGATCATGCTCACCACCCTGGCGTTCATCCCGTTCCTCCTGATCGTCACGACGGCCTTCATCCGCATCACCGTGGTCCTGTCCATCTTGCGGAGCGCGATCGGGCTGCCCCAGCTGCCGCCCAATCAGCTCATCATCTCGCTCTCTTTGTTCCTCACCTTCTTCGTCATGGGGCCGGTGTGGGATCAGGTGAACCAGGATGCGATCCAGCCCTTCCTGGCGGGGACGATCTCACAGGAGGAGGCGCTGGATCGAGGGTTGCGGCCCTTGCGGGAGTTCATGCTGCGGCAGGTGCGTGAGGAGGACATGGCGTTGTTCATCCGGCTGGCCGGCCTTCCTCGCCCGCGCACCCCGGACGATGTGCCGACGCGGGCGTTGATCCCGGCCTTCGTGATCAGCGAGCTCAAAACGGCCTTCCAGATGGCCTTCGTCATCTATGTGCCCTTCCTGGTGGTGGACATGGTGGTGTCCAGCGCCCTGCTGTCCATGGGGATGATGATGTTGCCGCCCACCGTGGTCTCCCTACCGTTCAAGCTTTTGCTCTTCGTGTTGGTGGACGGATGGCATCTGGTGGCGCGCTCGCTGGTCCTGAGCTTTCAGGTGTGA
- the fliO gene encoding flagellar biosynthetic protein FliO yields MRATRVGRWWLIGLLCLAVWGTSGAVTGWAQEPSTDLARPAAETEPFIRDYEDLMPAVPAEPEPMGWRTGLGVVGSLGLVILVAYGSIWGMKRFLMSREGPGGTTALIRVRERVNLSPNRVLYLVEVGDRVLLLGGTDQQITTLADLEAEALEEGESFAERLAQATDGELTPVMAWRDNVETALEGLRSAIGRLRDLDRAEEL; encoded by the coding sequence ATGCGTGCGACGCGTGTGGGGCGGTGGTGGCTGATCGGGCTGTTGTGCCTGGCCGTGTGGGGGACGTCCGGGGCGGTGACGGGGTGGGCCCAGGAGCCCTCGACGGACCTGGCGCGCCCCGCCGCGGAGACGGAGCCTTTTATCCGGGATTACGAGGACCTGATGCCGGCGGTGCCGGCCGAGCCGGAGCCGATGGGATGGCGTACCGGGCTGGGCGTGGTGGGCAGCCTGGGCCTGGTGATCCTGGTCGCCTACGGGAGCATCTGGGGGATGAAGCGGTTCCTGATGTCCCGGGAGGGCCCGGGGGGGACGACGGCGCTGATCCGGGTGCGGGAGCGGGTGAATCTGTCCCCCAATCGCGTGCTCTACCTAGTCGAGGTTGGGGACCGGGTGCTCCTGCTGGGGGGCACGGATCAACAGATCACCACGCTGGCGGATTTGGAGGCGGAGGCCCTCGAGGAGGGGGAGTCGTTTGCCGAACGGCTGGCCCAGGCGACCGATGGGGAGCTGACGCCGGTGATGGCGTGGCGGGATAACGTGGAGACGGCGTTGGAAGGGCTGCGATCCGCGATCGGGCGGTTGCGAGATCTGGATCGGGCGGAGGAGCTATGA
- a CDS encoding EscU/YscU/HrcU family type III secretion system export apparatus switch protein, with amino-acid sequence MAERTEKPTPRHLARLRRRGQVPKSAELSSAIGLMVGIYLLRSRGAELIRALEQLMRDMFLALATQDLTPATVQARGSKLALWAMTLMAPLVLGAMVTGVFATVVQTRGLVAPALLKPTFSRINPVNNLRQLLSRRGLVELLKDIGKIAVLGFVVFQALSGQIMGIAAASTIGVSAGVQLLGGAVYKMAVRVSWLFLVLAIIDYIYQRRQFQQSSRMTKEEVKEEMRSAEGSPLTKGRLRREQRKWALQRMMQQVPKADVVVTNPTHLAIALQYDGRTMLAPTVVAKGKGFIASQIVKIARQHRVPIVENRPLAHALIRLEIGTQIPPELYQAVAEVLAFVYRLRRARIA; translated from the coding sequence GTGGCGGAGCGCACGGAAAAACCCACACCTCGTCATCTGGCACGGCTGCGGAGGCGGGGACAGGTTCCCAAGAGCGCCGAACTGAGCAGCGCGATCGGGCTGATGGTCGGCATCTACCTGCTCCGCTCGCGCGGCGCCGAGCTTATTCGGGCGCTGGAGCAGCTGATGCGAGACATGTTCCTGGCGCTGGCCACACAGGATCTGACGCCTGCCACGGTCCAGGCGCGTGGCTCGAAACTGGCCCTGTGGGCCATGACGTTGATGGCGCCGCTGGTCCTGGGGGCGATGGTGACGGGGGTTTTCGCCACCGTGGTGCAGACCAGAGGACTCGTCGCCCCCGCGTTGCTGAAGCCCACCTTCAGCCGGATCAACCCGGTGAACAACCTCCGGCAGCTGCTCTCCCGCCGGGGCCTGGTGGAACTGCTCAAGGACATCGGCAAGATCGCTGTGCTCGGCTTCGTCGTGTTCCAGGCCCTCTCGGGGCAGATCATGGGCATCGCGGCCGCCTCAACGATAGGGGTCTCGGCGGGTGTGCAGCTGCTGGGCGGCGCCGTGTACAAGATGGCCGTCCGGGTCTCGTGGCTGTTCCTGGTGCTGGCCATCATCGATTACATCTATCAGCGGCGGCAGTTCCAACAGAGCAGCCGCATGACCAAAGAGGAAGTGAAGGAGGAGATGCGCAGCGCGGAGGGGTCTCCTCTGACCAAAGGGCGGCTGCGTCGAGAGCAACGGAAGTGGGCGCTGCAACGCATGATGCAGCAGGTGCCCAAGGCGGATGTGGTGGTGACCAACCCGACCCATCTGGCCATCGCGTTGCAATACGATGGGCGTACCATGCTGGCGCCCACGGTGGTGGCCAAGGGCAAGGGATTCATCGCATCCCAGATCGTCAAGATCGCGCGTCAGCATCGCGTGCCCATCGTGGAGAATCGTCCGTTGGCGCACGCGTTGATCCGGCTGGAGATCGGCACGCAGATCCCGCCGGAGCTGTACCAGGCCGTGGCCGAGGTGTTGGCCTTCGTGTACCGGCTGCGTCGGGCTCGAATCGCATGA
- the fliN gene encoding flagellar motor switch protein FliN: MEIQDSELEALGAQEVEFEPPEIQLPESEDQEAQEPPQEAKSDTAVSGSQALDESLAQQVQVEEISTQPSESGCPDWEDNGQEEGADGNLDLLLDVPLRVTVELGRAEMPIREVLALRPGSVVELSKVAGEAVDILVNGKLIAHGEVVVIDDMFGVRVTDIIPPSARVRSLS; encoded by the coding sequence ATGGAGATCCAGGACTCGGAGCTTGAGGCCCTGGGGGCGCAGGAAGTGGAATTCGAGCCCCCGGAGATTCAACTGCCGGAGTCGGAGGACCAGGAGGCTCAGGAGCCTCCGCAGGAGGCAAAGTCGGACACCGCGGTGTCCGGCTCGCAGGCTCTGGACGAGTCACTGGCCCAGCAGGTGCAGGTGGAGGAGATATCCACCCAGCCGTCGGAGTCAGGCTGCCCGGACTGGGAGGACAATGGCCAGGAGGAGGGCGCCGACGGCAACCTGGACCTGCTGTTGGACGTGCCCCTGCGGGTGACCGTCGAGCTGGGGCGCGCCGAGATGCCCATCCGGGAGGTTCTGGCTCTGAGGCCGGGCTCCGTGGTGGAGCTCAGCAAGGTGGCGGGCGAGGCGGTGGATATCCTGGTCAACGGCAAGCTGATCGCCCATGGCGAGGTGGTGGTCATCGACGACATGTTCGGCGTGCGCGTGACGGACATCATCCCGCCGTCGGCGCGCGTGCGATCTCTGAGTTAG
- the fliQ gene encoding flagellar biosynthesis protein FliQ, whose translation MTDAMVMELGRHTLIITLKLALPLLLTSLVVGVLVSLIQAVTQIHEVTLTFVPKILAFFLVLALLGSWMLQNLLQYAANLFNSLPNFVR comes from the coding sequence ATGACGGACGCGATGGTGATGGAGCTGGGGCGTCATACGTTGATCATCACGCTGAAGCTGGCGTTGCCGCTGTTGCTCACCAGCCTGGTGGTGGGAGTGCTCGTGAGCCTGATCCAGGCGGTGACCCAGATCCACGAGGTCACCCTGACCTTCGTCCCGAAGATCCTGGCCTTCTTCCTCGTCCTGGCGTTGCTGGGCTCCTGGATGCTGCAGAACCTGTTGCAGTACGCGGCCAACCTGTTTAACAGTCTGCCGAATTTCGTGCGCTGA
- a CDS encoding flagellar FlbD family protein has product MIHVTRLDGSDLVVNAELIETIEQRPDTVISLTTGRKLVVQQSAEEIVERVILYQRRIHGPIEIITRSKE; this is encoded by the coding sequence GTGATCCATGTGACCCGGTTGGACGGTAGCGATCTGGTCGTCAACGCGGAGTTGATCGAGACGATAGAGCAACGTCCTGATACGGTCATCTCCCTCACGACAGGGCGCAAATTGGTCGTGCAGCAATCGGCGGAAGAGATCGTCGAGCGTGTCATCCTGTATCAGCGACGCATCCATGGTCCGATAGAGATTATCACCCGCAGTAAGGAGTAA
- a CDS encoding response regulator transcription factor: protein MANILVVDDDVRVCKMIEAVLKGQGHFVVTANNGTDGLEQATKLLPDLLILDVMMPDLNGFEVCRRLRSSARLSDVPVMFLTGRGMVDDRIEGFEAGADDYLVKPFDLREMELRVEALLRRSGNGKKNGNGATPKQLEAGGMRLDMTKYQVEVNGRTVQLTPVEFELLHYLMSRAGEVVSAEKLLQEVWRYYPGTGDPTVVRMQIMNLRNKIEPTPKSPKYIRTRYRHGYYVPA from the coding sequence ATGGCGAACATACTGGTCGTTGACGATGATGTCCGCGTGTGCAAAATGATCGAGGCTGTCTTGAAGGGTCAAGGGCATTTTGTGGTGACTGCGAACAACGGTACGGATGGTCTGGAGCAGGCCACGAAGCTTCTCCCGGATCTGCTGATCCTGGATGTGATGATGCCCGACTTGAACGGCTTTGAGGTCTGTCGTCGTCTACGATCCAGTGCGCGGCTGTCAGATGTTCCAGTCATGTTCCTGACCGGGCGCGGCATGGTGGACGACCGTATCGAGGGGTTTGAGGCGGGTGCTGATGATTATCTGGTGAAGCCCTTTGATCTGCGGGAGATGGAGCTGCGTGTGGAGGCCCTGTTGCGGCGCTCCGGGAATGGGAAGAAGAATGGCAATGGCGCCACTCCCAAGCAGCTGGAGGCGGGCGGCATGCGTTTGGATATGACGAAGTATCAGGTGGAAGTCAACGGGCGTACGGTGCAACTGACCCCTGTCGAGTTCGAATTGCTCCATTACCTGATGAGCCGGGCTGGCGAGGTGGTCTCCGCCGAGAAGCTGTTGCAGGAGGTCTGGCGCTACTATCCGGGCACCGGGGATCCCACCGTCGTGCGCATGCAGATTATGAATCTGCGGAACAAGATCGAGCCAACACCCAAATCACCGAAATATATCCGCACCCGGTATCGGCACGGATACTACGTGCCAGCCTGA
- a CDS encoding flagellar motor protein MotB produces MAGGHDSGGGLRWLLTYADLITLLLAFFIVMYASSQADLERFHEVAAAIQRGFGVGVSILPAGGGTGILPGQGTSSGGALPVESLSQRSKDFMAISEALAIQSAMQGTGKFVAVNMRREGIAITLSGALLFPSGGTELSPESVKVLDEIAQLLAALPNQIRVEAHTDDLPTNDPRYPTNWELSVARAVTVVRYLIEHGIAPERLIAVGRAEYDPLVPNDSREHRALNRRADIVILYPPEDEEENGIPKPPLMELMESGSD; encoded by the coding sequence ATGGCCGGCGGACATGACTCGGGCGGTGGGCTTCGTTGGCTGCTCACCTATGCGGACCTTATCACGCTGCTGTTGGCGTTTTTCATCGTCATGTACGCCAGCTCTCAGGCGGATCTGGAGCGCTTTCACGAGGTGGCCGCCGCCATTCAGCGAGGGTTTGGCGTCGGCGTGAGCATTTTGCCCGCGGGAGGGGGGACGGGAATCCTCCCCGGCCAGGGGACATCGAGCGGGGGAGCCCTTCCCGTGGAGTCCCTGTCGCAGCGTAGCAAGGACTTCATGGCGATCTCAGAGGCTTTGGCGATCCAGAGCGCGATGCAGGGGACGGGGAAGTTCGTCGCCGTGAATATGCGTCGTGAGGGGATCGCGATCACGCTCTCGGGTGCGCTGCTGTTCCCCTCTGGGGGGACGGAGTTGAGCCCGGAGTCGGTCAAGGTGCTCGACGAGATCGCCCAGCTTCTGGCGGCACTGCCGAACCAGATCCGGGTGGAGGCGCACACGGACGACCTGCCGACCAACGACCCGCGGTACCCCACGAACTGGGAGCTCAGCGTGGCTCGCGCGGTGACCGTGGTGCGATACCTGATCGAGCATGGCATCGCCCCTGAACGCCTGATCGCGGTGGGGCGCGCCGAATACGATCCGTTGGTCCCGAACGATTCTCGGGAGCATCGAGCGTTGAATCGCCGGGCGGATATCGTGATCCTGTATCCTCCTGAGGACGAGGAGGAGAATGGCATCCCGAAACCGCCGTTGATGGAGTTGATGGAGTCTGGATCTGACTGA
- a CDS encoding protein-glutamate O-methyltransferase CheR, whose protein sequence is MIEQDYRLVYRKIKRLTGIDLSYYKGRQVQRRLEAYLRRSGAANWREYLHRLEQDPQEVKALRDYLTINVSCFFRDPHKFQYLREKILPELVRPGGKLHMWSAGCSYGAEAYTLAILGDLTRARWFQVWATDVDRGALTRARAGGPYTDEDVKYVAPDLLKRYFDRRDDGFYVKRTLRRHVVFEEHNLLEDQVTREFDLVLCRNVIIYFSDEAKRKVLTRLVGALRPDGVLFIGGTEVISTALARELGLQSAGISFYRKMAHVMEGVV, encoded by the coding sequence ATGATCGAGCAAGACTATCGGCTCGTGTATCGTAAGATCAAGCGGCTGACGGGCATCGACCTATCTTACTACAAGGGACGTCAGGTACAACGTCGCCTGGAGGCGTATCTCAGGCGCAGCGGCGCGGCGAACTGGAGGGAATACCTCCATCGCCTGGAGCAGGATCCTCAGGAGGTGAAGGCTCTCCGGGACTATCTGACGATCAATGTCTCCTGTTTCTTCCGGGACCCGCACAAGTTCCAGTATCTGCGGGAGAAGATCCTGCCCGAGCTCGTGCGGCCGGGGGGAAAGTTGCACATGTGGAGCGCCGGGTGCTCCTATGGCGCCGAGGCGTACACGCTCGCCATCCTGGGCGACCTGACGCGGGCGAGGTGGTTCCAGGTATGGGCTACGGACGTCGATCGCGGGGCCCTGACCAGGGCGCGAGCCGGGGGGCCGTATACCGATGAGGATGTGAAATATGTGGCGCCGGATCTCCTGAAGCGATACTTTGACCGACGGGATGATGGGTTCTACGTCAAGCGGACTTTGCGCCGTCATGTGGTGTTTGAGGAGCACAACCTGCTGGAGGATCAGGTGACGCGAGAGTTCGACCTGGTCCTGTGCCGTAACGTGATCATCTACTTCTCGGATGAGGCGAAGCGAAAGGTGCTGACGCGCCTGGTGGGGGCGCTGCGACCGGATGGGGTGCTCTTTATCGGGGGGACGGAGGTGATCTCCACCGCGCTGGCGCGGGAATTGGGCCTTCAGTCGGCAGGCATTTCCTTCTATCGAAAGATGGCTCACGTGATGGAGGGCGTGGTATGA
- a CDS encoding chemotaxis response regulator protein-glutamate methylesterase, translated as MIRVLVVDDSAFMRAALTRILDQDPELEVVGTARDGVEALTKVESLQPHVITLDVEMPRMNGLEFLARLMKERPMPVVMLSSLTQEGADTTIEALTLGAVDFVPKPDRTISIHQVAPDLITKIKRAVTAKVSPGPRRRPLRRDGHRSRPRIVATREDWDRVLVIGSSTGGPRALREVFSGLPGDLPAPVLVVQHMPQGFTRSLAEHLNECSELEVREASAGDRLERGVALLAPGGYHMTVRRSGVIRLDQGPTVNGVRPAVDVTLLSAVAAFGARVVAAILTGMGRDGTDGARALKQAGGYVLAEHESTCVVYGMPKSIITEGLADEVAVIEEMAQAIVRYLEKPIRERKDDRARLSARVS; from the coding sequence ATGATTCGAGTACTCGTCGTGGACGATTCGGCGTTCATGCGGGCTGCGCTGACCCGGATCCTCGATCAAGACCCGGAATTGGAGGTCGTGGGGACGGCCCGGGATGGCGTGGAGGCCTTGACGAAGGTGGAATCCCTGCAGCCCCATGTCATCACCCTGGACGTAGAGATGCCCCGCATGAACGGGCTGGAGTTCCTGGCCCGTTTGATGAAAGAGCGCCCCATGCCGGTCGTCATGCTGAGCAGCCTCACGCAGGAGGGGGCTGATACGACGATCGAGGCGTTGACGCTGGGGGCGGTGGACTTCGTCCCAAAGCCCGATCGGACGATCTCCATTCATCAGGTCGCCCCCGACCTGATCACTAAGATCAAGCGGGCAGTCACGGCGAAGGTGTCCCCGGGCCCGCGTCGCCGCCCGTTGCGACGGGATGGCCATCGCAGTCGTCCGAGGATCGTAGCGACCCGTGAGGACTGGGATCGGGTGTTGGTGATCGGCTCCTCCACGGGAGGACCTCGTGCGCTGCGGGAGGTGTTTAGCGGACTCCCAGGGGATCTGCCGGCCCCTGTGCTGGTGGTGCAGCATATGCCGCAAGGGTTCACCCGCTCCCTGGCGGAGCATTTGAACGAGTGCTCGGAGCTGGAGGTGAGGGAGGCGAGCGCAGGTGATCGCCTTGAGCGCGGCGTGGCGCTGCTGGCCCCGGGGGGATATCACATGACCGTGCGTCGCAGCGGCGTGATCCGTCTGGACCAGGGGCCGACGGTGAACGGTGTGCGGCCTGCGGTAGATGTGACCCTGCTCTCGGCTGTGGCGGCCTTTGGCGCCCGGGTTGTGGCGGCCATCCTGACGGGCATGGGGCGTGATGGAACGGACGGAGCGCGAGCGCTGAAACAGGCGGGCGGATACGTGTTGGCGGAGCATGAGTCGACCTGCGTGGTGTATGGCATGCCCAAGAGCATCATCACGGAAGGGCTTGCGGACGAGGTGGCCGTGATCGAGGAGATGGCCCAAGCCATCGTTCGTTATCTGGAGAAACCCATAAGGGAGCGGAAGGATGATCGAGCAAGACTATCGGCTCGTGTATCGTAA